A window of uncultured Methanoregula sp. genomic DNA:
GGCAACCGGTTCCGCGTCCATGATCCCATGCTCGGGCTCAGGTCCAGGTTCAATGTTGCCCCGTCCCAGGTTATGCCGGTCATCGTACAGCGTGAAAAGGCCGAGATGAACCCGATGCAGTGGGGACTCATCCCTTCTGACACGCAGTCCTCGGCGGCAGACATACGCCCGATCAATGCGCGGATAGAGACCCTTGCCGAAAACCCCCTCTTCCGGAACCTTCTTGCACACAGGCGCTGTCTCGTTCCCGCAAGCGGGTTTTATGAGTGGAAACGGGAGGGACACCGTAAGATCCCCTTTTATGTCCACTTCAGGGAAAGACCCCTCTTCGCATTCGCCGGGCTCTATGCTGCCTGCAGAGATACACAGGGAAAAGAGCAGTATACGTATGCAATCATCACCACGAAGGCCTCCGGAGGTATGGCGCGGATCCATGAGAGGATGCCGGTCATCCTGGATTTTGGGGATGAAGAGGAATGGCTGAACAGCACCCCCCTCACTCCGGGAGATCTGGACCGATTCCTTTCCACCACGATTTCAGAGGAGATGGAGATCTATCCGGTATCCGGACGGGTGAATGACCCGAAACACGATAACAGCTCACTCATCAGGCCGGTAAATGGGCTCGGGATGTAATCCCGGTGCAGGGACCTTCCCGGAGAATACGCCGCAGATGGAGGAAAAGGGGTGTATCGACGCTATACTAGAGATATCTAAAACCACTCATCCCATCTGAACCGGTGGAGAAGAAATCCCCCATAGGCAAGGAGGAGAAAAACCACCAGGGGATAGTGCATTGCCGCGATAAAACACCCGGTCATGAGACTCTGCCATTCCGTTACCATGGGTACCAGGACGGGGAAGTACGTCCCCAGGAGCTGGACGCCGGCAAGGAGAAGGATGAGCCAGCCCAGAACAACGATAACGCCGAGCAGCAGGATACAAAAACATTTACATCCCGTAAAAAACGCTCTTTTCAGGGTTACGGAATCCATAGTTCAGGGTTGGAGGTTTATCCCATTATATCTGACGGCAGGAATCCGGCCCGGCGCTCTGATCACAGGGAGAACCGGCCGGTAGCGCTCGCCAAAAAAGGATTCAGCACTCCCTGCGTTCCGATATGTCCCGCACGGTGCTCATGACGGCAGGCATACCGAAATATTCGGTTATCCTGCTGCTTATCTCAACAGGAATCGTGGATCCGTCCTTCCTCTTCATAACCCGGTCATACAGCATGTGACCCCGTGCCTGGAAGGATTCAACCGTCTTAGGGTCGAGAAAATGCTCGGGATCTGCATCCAGGTCGTGGAGCCGCATCTTCATCAGCTCCTTCTTGGTATAGCCCAGGTACCGGGTTGCGATGATATTGGTCTCATAGATCCTGCCGTCGATGTCATGGAGGAAGATAGCATCGCTCGCCCCGTCAAAGAGGGTCCGGTAGCGGAGTTCGGATTCGATGAGCTCGTCCTTGTTGCGCCTCCTTTCGGTGATGTCAACAAGGGAACAGATCACGTTACCGTCTTTTGTCAGGGCAGCGGTCAGCATCACCCAGACAACCGTCCGGTCCTTCCTCCGGAGGGCTATCTCCATATCGGTGATCTTCTCGTCCTGCCGGATGCTCTTCATGAACCGGGACTCCTGTTCCACGTCGAGCATAAGCGATGAAAAATGCTGCTGTTTGAGTTCATCGGGGGTGTGGCCGAGGATCTCGGCCGAATGGGCATTGACCTCGCGGATCTTCTGGGACTCGGCTTCGAAGGTGAGGATACCGGCCTGGGAATTCTCAAAGATCTCCCGGTATTTCCGCTCCTGGAGGAGCTGGCTTGAGTAAGCAGAGATTATGATCCCAAGGGAGACAAAGATGTAGAAGAACGCCACACTTGCCGCATAGAGCTGGATATCGGCAGGCCCGTACAGGCTTACAAGCCCGAGGAAGACCCAGCCTAGGAGGACCGTGAAATACACGGCGTAGCGGGGCTGAAAATACGCAAGGATCAGGATGGGCAGGATGTAGAAATAGGGAAATATATTGTAATACCCGTTTTTTAAGGAGAAGATCGAGAGGAGCACGATACCTATCGTGAGCAGAGCAATCACTGAGAGCCCGAGGGTCTTTTGAGGGGAGATGGTCTTCATCGGCATGTCAACTCTGCATATGGATCGTATAATTCCAACATGGATCTGAAGATTAATTATATCTTATTATCCGTGCCTTCTCCTCACATCCATCATATTTCAGACCGGACCAAAATCTTTTTTGCCGGTTTTCTGGAGTGGGCAGAGCGAATAGTCAGTCATGAGGTTGTTATTCCTGCTTTGCTTTCAGAATTAACCAGTCATTTTCGCCGGCCTTTGAAAAACGGATAATGACATATTTTCCCGTAAGGGAATTGCCATGAAAGACCACCTCAATCCGTTCCGGAGTCCAGAGGAGCGTGTCATAGTACCCGCTGTCAGCAATCCGGACTTCACCGGCCCCGTAATCCCCTTCGGGAATCGTTCCGGTAAAACCGATGTAATCCAGGGAATGATCTTCCACCCTTATAGCAAGCCGACGCTCCCCGGCCTGATCCGGGAGGCCTTTAGGTACCGCCCAGCTTGCAAGGGATCCGTCCTTTTCGAGCCGGAGATCGAAATGATGGTGTTTGCTGAAATGCTCGTGCAGGACGAACCTGCGCGGGGAGAGTGCGTTCATGATCGCCTCTTTTGCTTCTCGGACGCCACCATCGCGGCAAGATCTCTTGCAGCACCTGGAATATCCGGCCTGGCAACAACGGCTGATATGACCGCAATCCCCTCTGCGCCGGCGTGGATCACATCAGGAATGTTCGAAGGCCCTATCCCGCCGATGGCAATGACAGGAATTGATACATGCCGACAGATATCCGCAAGCATCCCGCAGCCGCGACCGGGGCCTGCATCCGGTTTTGAGCCCGTGGAGAACGTCGGGCTGAGGGCAATATAATCCGCCCCGTCCTGTTCGGCTTTCAAGGCCTCATCCTGGTTCCCGATCGAGACCCCGATGATAAAACCCGGGGGGACATGCTGCCGTACAACGGCAGGACTGAGATCCCCCTGCCCGAGATGAACGCCGTCAGCCCCGCAGGCAAGAGCTACATCCGGATAGTCGTTGATGATAAAACCGGCTCCTCCGGCCCGGGTGATCTCCCTCAGTTCACGACCTATCGATATGAGCTCACCGCTCTGCCGGCTCTTGTCCCGTAGCTGGATAACCGTTGCTCCCCCGGCAACGGCAAGCCGGGCAATCTCGGGATGAGAACGCCCGCCGGAGATTGTCTCATCCGTGATAACGTACAGGTCGTAATTCATGAGTGAGGCTTCTCATTCAGGGGACGAGATCCGGAAACCGGAGGCAAGATCTGCGGGAGTGAGCAGGGCCATCTCATCGAAGAGTGCAGTCTTGAACGTGAACGGCCCCCTGGCAATCGCCGCCGCCCGTTCACCAGCAAGCCCGAATGCAGCCAGTGCTGTTGCCGATGCAAGAACGGGATCCGATGATTCTGCCGCAAAGACACCGGTAACGGATGCTGCCATACAGCCGGTGCCGGAGATGCTGCCCATCATGGGGTGGCCGTTCTTTACGAGCAGAACCCGTTTTCCGTCGGTGACGATATCCGTTGCCCCGCTTGCTACAACCGTGATGTTTTCTGCGCGGGCAAATTCCCGGGCAACGGCAACCGGGTCACCGGACATGCCATGGGAGTCGACACCCCGCACATTTCCCCCTGAGCCGGCAAGAACACCGATCTCGCCGGCATTTCCCTTGAGAATCGAGATTTTCAGTTCTGAGAGGAGACGCTCGGCAGTTTTTGTCCGGAACCCCGTTGCCCCGGCACCCACGGGATCGAGGATGACGGGAATCTTCCGGTCGTTTGCCATACCCCCGGCAAGGATCATGGACTCCACCTGGGCTGCATTGAGCGTCCCGATGTTCAGGACAAGCGCTCCTGCAACACCGGCCATCTCCACTACTTCCTCGGGGGCATCCGCCATGACGGGCGCACCACCGGCACACATGGTGATATTGGCACAGTCGTTGACCGTGACGTAATTCGTGATATGATGGACAAGCGGGTGCTTCTCACGCACAAGTGTGAAAAGATCGAACAGCTGTTTTGCTTTCATGAGAGATCACGTATACCGGGATCCCCGGATCCCGGGATTTTTGTATTCCGGTTCTAATATGGGGGATTTGGGGATAATAAACCCTTGAGAAAAAAGCAGAGATAAAAAGTCAGGCGCTCTCATTTCACCGCAGGATCTCTTCAATGGTTGCGAGGAAGAGATCAACATCGCTTTCAGTATTGTAGGGACCAAGGCTCACCCGTGCAGTCCCGTCGGGGAGGCCAAGCGATCGCATGAGCGGGATGCAGCAGTGGTGGCCGGACCGGATCATGATGTCGGCCATCTCGTCAACCCTTTGTGCAATCTCGTGGGGATGGATCCCATCGATTGTAAACGAGACAACGCCCACCCGCTCTTCCGGCCTCTCCGGAGAATACAGGTGTACCCGGTCGAACCTGCGGAGACCTTCGACAACCCGGGTTGTAAGGGCCAGTTCATGATCCCGGATCCGATCCATGCCCGCTTTTTTCAGGTAATCGACGGCAACCCCGAGGCCGATGCCACCGGCTATGTTGCCGGTGCCTGCCTCGTAACGCTGGTATCCGTCAGAGAGGACGTAACCGGTTCCCGTCACATCCTCAACTATGCCTCCCCCGAGGAGCAGGGGTTCGATGACCGGCTCTTTCATCCAGAGCACGCCGGTGCCGGTGGGGCCCAGCATCTTGTGGCCCGAGAATGCACAGAAGTCGCAGCCGAGACGGGAGACATCGACCGGCATATGCGGGACGGTCTGGGCCATATCCACGAGCAGCAGGACGCCGCGGTCATGGCATATCTTTGCAATCTCGCGGATGGGAGTGATGACCCCGAGCACGTTTGAGGCGTGCGTTACTGCAACGAGACGGGTGGTATCGGTTATAGCAGCTTCCAGCGCTGCGAGGTCGAGAGCATAATTGTCCCCGATCCCGATGATGTCCGTTGCAACACCCCGGCGGTCCAGGTGATACCAGGGCAGCAGGTTGGAATGATGTTCAAGAATCGTGGATACTACGCGATCGCCTGATTTCCATAAAAGGCCCTGGGCTACCATGTTGATGGATTCGGTGGTGTTCCGGGTAAAGACAGTCATCCCTTCTCTGCCACCGATAAACTCGGAAACTTTCTCGTGGGCATGCCAGTACCGCTGGGAAGCTATCTGGGTAAGGCGGTGAACACCCCGCCCGACATTTGCCCGGTAGTTCCGCTCAAACTCAATCATGGATTGTATGACCGGCTCCGGTGAAAGACTCGTTGCCGCATTGTCAAGGTAAATGATATCTGACAGCAGGGGGAAATCCCTGCGGATCGCCTCGGCATCCAGCCGGTCTGCCGGTTTTCCGGTAATGCCCGTCTCCATCTTTGGTTCGCTCCTGATCTCTGTTGTTATTTCCGGGGTCTTCTTCTTCCGTTCCTTTCCGGGTTCCGCGTGCAGTGTATTGTCTGCATTGAGCGGTATGCCCTTAGCCCGGCAGAGTTCCCGCATCTTGGGGGGAAGTTCTCTCCAGCGCCAGAGGCCGAACCGGCAGTAGGCATCCGGCAGCCCCTTCTTATCAGCCCAGGATTCCACGAATGCATCCCAGCGCCGGGCATACTCCGGGTGCGACCGCCGGATCATCTCGTATTCGCTCTCGAGCATCGCAGGACAGAGGTAACACCCGATCCGCTCGATGCCCTCCTCGTACAGCGGGTTCATTGCTGCCTTCTGCCACCACAGGTACAGGAACACTTCCAGTGCCCGCCAGTTCCGGATCGGCGACATGTTGAGTTGTAGCGGGTTGTCCGGGTTCTGGCTGGTCTCCTCCAGCGTTGCCCGGTTCCAGGATTCATACCACCGGTTTCCCTGTATCGTGATGCAGGGTCCGATCCCGGCAAGATAGAGTTTAAGGGGACGCAGCTTCTGGAACTTGCAGCACCAGCGGTTATCCTTCCCGGGGGGGCCGGCTTTCTCGACCGCCTGCCAGAAATCGCCGGCCTTTTCAATGATCTCAACGCCCTGGGACCGGACAAACTCAAGGGTCTCGGGAAATTCAAGATTGGTGTCAATAAAAAATGCCTTCGTGATCCCGGCCTTGCGGGCAAGGTGGAGGACGGCCGTGCTGTCTTTTCCACCTGAGAACGAAACATTTGCGGTGGGCCGGTCAGAGATGTGCTGTTTTATCGCCCTGACCGCGTTGCGTTCAAGGTTCTTGAGATGATACCGGTTCTTCTCGATAACCTCATCCCAGCCGGGATTTCTGGGAGTTGACGGCACAACCGGGATGAGTTCCTTGACCTTGATCGAGCCGTCTTTTACCATGCCGGTCCCGTATTTGCCTTTGTACCGGACAATGACGGTCCCGCCCGGGAGTGCGGTTTTGAGGGGTATGCGTTTCCCGCCAATACGGCCCTGCTCCCGACGGATATCCGTGTGGAGATCGAGATCCACGATCCCTTTTGTTGCATGAGATACGAGAAACGGGAGGGCTTCGGGCGTGATATCGAGACTGAATGCCCGCTCAACCGGATCGAACGTGAGCCAGCCAAACCGTTCGCCGTTCATAATCACGAGATCGGACCGGTCAACCCCCCCGGTCTTGTTCAGGAGGAGGATCTTCGCAAGCGGGACGGGGCCGAAACTCTTCTGGATGAGTGACCGGATGAGATCTGCATCTGCTCTCAGGGCGGGGCGGAGATCATAAGGCTGGAGGAGTTCGATCTTCTTCCCGTCCTGACCGCACGCGCAGCTCTTTGCAACAAGAGGGATATTGCAGTGTTCACACCAGTAGAGGATCTTTTTCACCGGCGGCTCGCGCATCACACAGACTGATTGGGCGCACAGGGTGATAAGAGAAGCGATTGGGGGAATAATGGCATGCATATATCAGAACTGGAATGAACGGACACACGAATCCCGCGATAATGAAAAACAATCCGGAGAACCGGGCGGATGAATGGAACCAGAAAGTCAATCAAACCCGGTTTAGTGCAGGAGAATAACCGTAAAGTATATGGTTGCACAATCCCGACGGAGAGATAGTGATGCACCTATGGTAAAACTGACTGCAGAGATGAAAGAGGCCTTCTCAAAGATGAAGGTATTTCCGGTTGCAACCGCTTCCAAAGACGGAACCCCGAACGTTATTCCCCTCGGCGTTGTTGAGCTGATCGATGACGAGACCATCTGGATCACGGACAATTTCATGAACAAGAGCCTCTCGAACCTGCGGGTGAACCCGAAGATTGCCATCTACATCTGGGGCCCGGAGATCAAGGGATGTTTCCAGATCAAGGGTGTCACTTCGATCAGGAACAGCGGCAAGGAGTACGAGGAGATGAAGGAGAAGATCAACAAGAAGAATCCGGCCCTCCCCGCCCGGTCGCTTGTTATTGTCAAGATCACCGAAGTCTTCGAATGCAAGCCCGGCCCGACCGCCGGATCGAAGATTATCTGATCGTTCTCTTCTTCTTCCAGGATCGTAGGGGCAGGGGGGTGACCCCCCGCCCTCTTTTTTTAATACGGGGAGTATCCCCCTCACCCGGTTCAGAGCGGGAGGGGGTACCACTACCCCCGCCCGACCAAAAATCTCCCATGCTTCCCGTTTTTGGGTAGGTCAATGGAGATCCCGCAACTATCGGAAACTCTGAACCGGGAGCCGTGAAAATAGGTCAAAAAAAGAGCAGGTTACTCATTTTTGCTATGGCGGGACACCCCCCTGCCCCCCAACGGGACAATCCTGGGGGAGGGGTATCCCCCCCAACACGTTCAAAACGGGTGGGGGGTACCTCCTGTCTGATACACTGCCGGGCAGGGCATTGTGCATACGTCATCCGGCGTAACACGGAATTTTTTCAGAAAATTCGGGTGGGGGGATGGGGGGGGTAGCCGGATATCAACGGGGCGGGGGCCGGGGGCACCTGGCAAACCGGGAGAAAAAACAGGGTTCCCGTGAAAATTATTTGGATCCTGGTGCTGCAGCAACAACTTTGAGCGCTTCTGTCAGTTCGGGAAGGAGCTCTGCCGGGATACCCATCACCATCTCGCCATCCTCAATGCCCGAGAACTTCCGCGACCCGTCACATCCGAGCGAGAAGTTCACATGGCCGTTGAGATACGTCTGTGCACAGGTATCAGCACAGACCGACTGGATGCCGGCAAATTCCGCATTGAGGCGGCCGCCTGTACGGAAGAGGGAACTCTGGGAGAGTTTCAGCATCGCCCAGGGGGTTGCAATGATCAGGACAACCTGCGGGTCGAAGGGAGTTTTTTCGAGAGGGGCATACAGGGTTGCATAGGTTTCGCCGGTCTCAAGATGGGCGACCCGGTCGATCGTCCGCTTGCAGGCTGCCGAGCTCTCGAACTTGCCCAGACGATAATAGAAATCCCCGCTCTTGAGGGTCTCTGTTATCTCTTTGAGCCCGAGCGACCAGGCACCCCCGTTACATTCATGGTTCTCTGCCAGCGCATAGAATATGCGGCCCTCGTTTCTTGCAAGGCCTACCATCGAACAGTGCCGGATGGTCTTGTCGAGTTTCTCCATACCGGCCGGGATCTCCTCTTTTTTCCGGGCAAACCGGAATGCAACCGGTGAGCCTCGCAGTTTGAGATACTTCTTGAGAACTTCAGCGGTTTCCGGGTAGGATATCGGGATCTTCATTGCAGTTGTCATACGAATCTGACCTCAGGGTCCCCAAAAGGGGGACTGCACAGTTACACCATAGGGTGCTGACAGTATAAAATTAATGAATCCAAATAAGGCAATCCGTTTCTGTCCCGAAACCAGTTTTCCAAAAAAGATCCTATGCAGGATACATGGATCTGCTGGCTTGATTTGGACCGTCAGGGATCCTTTTCCTTGAGCAGGTCATCGATCTCTTTGCCGCAGTGCGGGCAGACGTTCGGGCAGGTTTTTTCTTTGTCACAGTTCTTCTTGTTGTATTCATCAATGAACCCTGACGCAAGAAGTCCAGCAGGCAGGGCAAACAATCCGATCCCGACAAGGGCAACAAAACTGGCAATAACTTTTCCCATCGGGGTGACCGGCACCATGTCGCCATATCCTATCGTTGCCATGGTTTCGATACCCCACCACATGGACGCAAGTACACTTGAGAATTTTGTGGGCTGGGCATCATGTTCCGCCAGGAAGATGAGTGCAGATCCAATGACGAGCAGGACCAGCATGACAAAAAAAGCAATGAATATCTCTTCTTTTTTTGCTTTAAAGACCCTGAAAAAGGTTCCGAGTGTCCGCGTGTAATGCCCGATCTTCAGGATCCAGAATATACGGAAGAACCTTATGAACGAATGGAGCCACGGGGAAGCAACAAAGGGGAGGATGAAGAATGGCAGGACAACGAAGAGATCGATAAGCGCAGTGGGGGTTGCCATGTACCTGAGCCGGCCGATAACGGGTGATCCGTATGCAGGATTCTGGGTACAGCACCAGACGCGGAGAATATATTCTGCAACAAAGATAAACACCGAGAAAATGGCAATAATGTCGAGAACCCGGCCATATGTATGGAAGATAACGCCATCCGTCTCAAGGACGGCAGCAATGACATTGGCAAGGATAAGAAAAAGTAAAGCCCGGGATATGAAAAGACCTGCAGGTGACTCCCCGTTTGGACTTTCCAGGATTTCATACACTTTTTTTTGTATATCGGTTCCCATGAATTTCCCACAATGATACAGATATTCCGGTTTTTCTGTTTATTGAGATCGGCAATAAAGACTGGCATATGTATCGGCTTTTGGAAGACCGTTGCGGCCAATGCCCTGTAAAGGGAACCGGATCGAGATAGCATCTGAATTGGTACAGCGAATAGGGTGCTGGATCATCCCGCTGACGGCCTCCATCGGTTTACAGCAACATCCAATGAGAAAAATGGTATAAAACAACGAAAACGCTGATGAATCATCCCGTTAAAGACCGGTTTCCAGAATAAACGAATGTTAGGAAAATTGGCTTGTAATGATGATGCGGAAGGATTGTCATCCTTCCATTCTCTGGAGCGAGATGTTCTGTTTCTGTCTCATGCGGGAGATGGGGGTTGCCTGATGGAGATGTCCCCGGACCCCCGCCCTGGGTGTCGGGGATGTTCGTTAGGTAATCTCCTTGTATCTGGTGCGTGGCATGAGGGAAATTTCTGACCGACACGGGAAAGTTTTATGGCAGACTGAACTGATCGGGTGAGGTTATGGCAGAATATCCGGCTCCTGGTGCTACCGGC
This region includes:
- the thiM gene encoding hydroxyethylthiazole kinase, producing MKAKQLFDLFTLVREKHPLVHHITNYVTVNDCANITMCAGGAPVMADAPEEVVEMAGVAGALVLNIGTLNAAQVESMILAGGMANDRKIPVILDPVGAGATGFRTKTAERLLSELKISILKGNAGEIGVLAGSGGNVRGVDSHGMSGDPVAVAREFARAENITVVASGATDIVTDGKRVLLVKNGHPMMGSISGTGCMAASVTGVFAAESSDPVLASATALAAFGLAGERAAAIARGPFTFKTALFDEMALLTPADLASGFRISSPE
- a CDS encoding aminotransferase class V-fold PLP-dependent enzyme → MREPPVKKILYWCEHCNIPLVAKSCACGQDGKKIELLQPYDLRPALRADADLIRSLIQKSFGPVPLAKILLLNKTGGVDRSDLVIMNGERFGWLTFDPVERAFSLDITPEALPFLVSHATKGIVDLDLHTDIRREQGRIGGKRIPLKTALPGGTVIVRYKGKYGTGMVKDGSIKVKELIPVVPSTPRNPGWDEVIEKNRYHLKNLERNAVRAIKQHISDRPTANVSFSGGKDSTAVLHLARKAGITKAFFIDTNLEFPETLEFVRSQGVEIIEKAGDFWQAVEKAGPPGKDNRWCCKFQKLRPLKLYLAGIGPCITIQGNRWYESWNRATLEETSQNPDNPLQLNMSPIRNWRALEVFLYLWWQKAAMNPLYEEGIERIGCYLCPAMLESEYEMIRRSHPEYARRWDAFVESWADKKGLPDAYCRFGLWRWRELPPKMRELCRAKGIPLNADNTLHAEPGKERKKKTPEITTEIRSEPKMETGITGKPADRLDAEAIRRDFPLLSDIIYLDNAATSLSPEPVIQSMIEFERNYRANVGRGVHRLTQIASQRYWHAHEKVSEFIGGREGMTVFTRNTTESINMVAQGLLWKSGDRVVSTILEHHSNLLPWYHLDRRGVATDIIGIGDNYALDLAALEAAITDTTRLVAVTHASNVLGVITPIREIAKICHDRGVLLLVDMAQTVPHMPVDVSRLGCDFCAFSGHKMLGPTGTGVLWMKEPVIEPLLLGGGIVEDVTGTGYVLSDGYQRYEAGTGNIAGGIGLGVAVDYLKKAGMDRIRDHELALTTRVVEGLRRFDRVHLYSPERPEERVGVVSFTIDGIHPHEIAQRVDEMADIMIRSGHHCCIPLMRSLGLPDGTARVSLGPYNTESDVDLFLATIEEILR
- a CDS encoding DUF169 domain-containing protein: MTTAMKIPISYPETAEVLKKYLKLRGSPVAFRFARKKEEIPAGMEKLDKTIRHCSMVGLARNEGRIFYALAENHECNGGAWSLGLKEITETLKSGDFYYRLGKFESSAACKRTIDRVAHLETGETYATLYAPLEKTPFDPQVVLIIATPWAMLKLSQSSLFRTGGRLNAEFAGIQSVCADTCAQTYLNGHVNFSLGCDGSRKFSGIEDGEMVMGIPAELLPELTEALKVVAAAPGSK
- the thiE gene encoding thiamine phosphate synthase, which translates into the protein MNYDLYVITDETISGGRSHPEIARLAVAGGATVIQLRDKSRQSGELISIGRELREITRAGGAGFIINDYPDVALACGADGVHLGQGDLSPAVVRQHVPPGFIIGVSIGNQDEALKAEQDGADYIALSPTFSTGSKPDAGPGRGCGMLADICRHVSIPVIAIGGIGPSNIPDVIHAGAEGIAVISAVVARPDIPGAARDLAAMVASEKQKRRS
- a CDS encoding ion transporter; the protein is MGTDIQKKVYEILESPNGESPAGLFISRALLFLILANVIAAVLETDGVIFHTYGRVLDIIAIFSVFIFVAEYILRVWCCTQNPAYGSPVIGRLRYMATPTALIDLFVVLPFFILPFVASPWLHSFIRFFRIFWILKIGHYTRTLGTFFRVFKAKKEEIFIAFFVMLVLLVIGSALIFLAEHDAQPTKFSSVLASMWWGIETMATIGYGDMVPVTPMGKVIASFVALVGIGLFALPAGLLASGFIDEYNKKNCDKEKTCPNVCPHCGKEIDDLLKEKDP
- a CDS encoding DNA polymerase ligase N-terminal domain-containing protein, translated to MNALSPRRFVLHEHFSKHHHFDLRLEKDGSLASWAVPKGLPDQAGERRLAIRVEDHSLDYIGFTGTIPEGDYGAGEVRIADSGYYDTLLWTPERIEVVFHGNSLTGKYVIIRFSKAGENDWLILKAKQE
- a CDS encoding PAS domain S-box protein produces the protein MKTISPQKTLGLSVIALLTIGIVLLSIFSLKNGYYNIFPYFYILPILILAYFQPRYAVYFTVLLGWVFLGLVSLYGPADIQLYAASVAFFYIFVSLGIIISAYSSQLLQERKYREIFENSQAGILTFEAESQKIREVNAHSAEILGHTPDELKQQHFSSLMLDVEQESRFMKSIRQDEKITDMEIALRRKDRTVVWVMLTAALTKDGNVICSLVDITERRRNKDELIESELRYRTLFDGASDAIFLHDIDGRIYETNIIATRYLGYTKKELMKMRLHDLDADPEHFLDPKTVESFQARGHMLYDRVMKRKDGSTIPVEISSRITEYFGMPAVMSTVRDISERREC
- a CDS encoding pyridoxamine 5'-phosphate oxidase family protein gives rise to the protein MVKLTAEMKEAFSKMKVFPVATASKDGTPNVIPLGVVELIDDETIWITDNFMNKSLSNLRVNPKIAIYIWGPEIKGCFQIKGVTSIRNSGKEYEEMKEKINKKNPALPARSLVIVKITEVFECKPGPTAGSKII
- a CDS encoding SOS response-associated peptidase, whose protein sequence is MCGRYSLVCIDDLGNRFRVHDPMLGLRSRFNVAPSQVMPVIVQREKAEMNPMQWGLIPSDTQSSAADIRPINARIETLAENPLFRNLLAHRRCLVPASGFYEWKREGHRKIPFYVHFRERPLFAFAGLYAACRDTQGKEQYTYAIITTKASGGMARIHERMPVILDFGDEEEWLNSTPLTPGDLDRFLSTTISEEMEIYPVSGRVNDPKHDNSSLIRPVNGLGM